A DNA window from Halorubrum sp. DM2 contains the following coding sequences:
- a CDS encoding extracellular solute-binding protein, with the protein MNEKRRTLLKAMGGSTALAGLAGCISTGGDGGDGSDGGDGGDSGEGGSGGSARLWTDLADSEDEAMSEYVSQYESETGNNINKEAPGGELDQQLETAIPAGDGPDSWIWAHDWVGRFAVREDPPFLYDASDDVDVSLDGYTQAAREAAQFDGGLYGLPFASETVALFYNEDIVDEPPETMEEMVSIMDEHHDPDNGQYGLSFPATDPYQASGFIQAYGGDIFDESNLEVGLDSDACKQGMDALETLYGYTPADPGYESQIVAFADGLAPFAINGPWILGDFQNDVDNLGVTTLPTIDGNHPRSYSGIQLFYFSSMLADADPSTVDVATDLAEWYTTNEDIILTNADERGYIPVLTDVVGNEDLSAEVQAFAEQVDYGVPMPSHPDMDSVWNPLTEALERVFNGEQESAAALDQAASEIREAL; encoded by the coding sequence ATGAACGAGAAACGTAGAACGCTGCTCAAGGCGATGGGGGGATCGACTGCGCTCGCGGGGCTCGCGGGCTGTATCAGCACCGGCGGCGACGGCGGAGACGGTTCCGACGGCGGTGACGGCGGCGACAGCGGAGAGGGTGGGAGCGGAGGCTCGGCGCGGCTGTGGACGGACCTTGCCGACAGCGAGGACGAGGCGATGTCCGAGTACGTCAGCCAGTACGAGTCGGAGACGGGCAACAACATCAACAAGGAAGCGCCCGGCGGCGAGCTCGACCAGCAGCTCGAAACGGCGATCCCGGCCGGCGACGGACCGGACTCGTGGATCTGGGCGCACGACTGGGTCGGGCGATTCGCGGTCCGCGAGGACCCGCCGTTCCTCTACGACGCGAGCGACGACGTCGACGTCTCGCTCGACGGCTACACGCAGGCCGCCCGCGAGGCGGCCCAGTTCGATGGCGGCCTCTACGGGCTCCCGTTCGCCTCCGAGACCGTGGCGCTGTTCTACAACGAGGACATCGTCGACGAGCCGCCGGAGACGATGGAGGAGATGGTCTCGATCATGGACGAGCATCACGATCCGGACAACGGGCAGTACGGGCTCTCGTTCCCGGCTACCGACCCGTATCAGGCGAGCGGATTCATTCAGGCGTACGGCGGCGACATCTTCGACGAGTCGAACCTCGAGGTCGGCCTCGACAGCGACGCCTGTAAGCAGGGGATGGACGCGCTCGAAACCCTCTACGGGTACACGCCCGCAGACCCGGGCTACGAGTCGCAGATCGTTGCGTTCGCGGACGGTCTCGCACCGTTTGCGATCAACGGTCCGTGGATACTCGGAGACTTCCAGAACGATGTCGACAACCTCGGCGTGACGACGTTGCCAACGATCGACGGGAACCACCCACGGTCGTACTCCGGCATTCAGCTGTTCTACTTCAGCTCGATGCTCGCGGACGCCGACCCGTCGACCGTCGACGTCGCGACCGACCTCGCGGAGTGGTACACGACTAACGAGGACATCATCCTGACCAACGCCGACGAGAGGGGGTACATTCCGGTCCTCACCGATGTCGTCGGGAACGAGGACCTTTCGGCCGAGGTACAGGCGTTCGCCGAGCAGGTGGACTACGGCGTCCCGATGCCGAGCCACCCCGACATGGACAGCGTCTGGAATCCGTTGACGGAGGCGCTCGAACGCGTCTTCAACGGCGAGCAGGAGAGTGCCGCCGCGCTCGACCAGGCCGCCTCCGAGATCCGGGAGGCGCTGTAA
- a CDS encoding bacteriorhodopsin — MTDPVSVAYGLAAAAFLVGLGITVALYRSLKGSAHQGRLAALAIIPGFAGLSYVAMAFGIGTTTVNGVEFVGFRYVDWVITTPLLVGFVGYVAGASRRAIAGVMLADALMIVFGAGATVSEGTLKWALFAVAGGFHVGLFAYLYVVFPRSVPDDPSQRGLFNLLKNHIGLLWLAYPFVWLTGPGGFAFVGAVGISLTYAFLDVLAKLPYVYFFYTRRRAFADVGVAERDDGPTPAPAD; from the coding sequence ATGACGGATCCCGTCTCGGTCGCCTACGGGCTGGCCGCGGCCGCCTTCCTCGTCGGGCTCGGGATCACCGTCGCGCTGTACCGGAGCCTCAAGGGATCGGCCCATCAGGGTCGACTGGCCGCGCTGGCGATCATCCCCGGGTTCGCGGGACTGTCGTACGTCGCGATGGCGTTCGGGATCGGAACTACCACGGTAAACGGGGTCGAGTTCGTCGGCTTCCGGTACGTCGACTGGGTGATCACCACGCCCCTACTCGTCGGCTTCGTCGGCTACGTGGCCGGGGCCTCCCGGCGGGCGATCGCGGGCGTGATGCTCGCCGACGCGCTGATGATCGTCTTCGGCGCGGGCGCGACCGTCTCCGAGGGGACGCTCAAGTGGGCGCTGTTCGCCGTGGCCGGTGGCTTCCACGTCGGGCTGTTCGCCTACCTGTACGTAGTGTTCCCGCGGTCCGTCCCCGACGACCCGAGCCAGCGGGGGCTGTTCAACCTGCTGAAGAACCACATCGGACTGCTGTGGCTGGCCTACCCCTTCGTCTGGCTGACGGGACCGGGCGGGTTCGCCTTCGTCGGTGCCGTCGGGATCAGCCTCACGTACGCCTTCCTCGACGTGCTGGCGAAGCTGCCGTACGTCTACTTCTTCTACACCCGGCGGCGGGCGTTCGCCGACGTCGGGGTCGCCGAGCGCGACGACGGGCCGACCCCGGCTCCGGCCGACTGA
- a CDS encoding thiolase family protein, whose product MERVAIVGASMTPFGQRDAWVRELLAEAGAAALDDAGVDGDDLDHLYVSNMASGEFEGQTGVPNALAHDLAATPAYTARIDQTSSSGGAGVYAAWQSVASGASDLTMLVGGEKMTHRTTSEATDVIASLTHPVEYKHGVTLPSFAGLTARLYLDEYDAPRESLGKVAVKNHRNGVDNPHAQFRKEVDLDTVLDSPIVADPLRLYDFCPITDGSAALVFCPESVAEEYAPEGNYAVISGIGGATDTHVVHERADPTTMGGVVDSSDVAYEMAGIGPDDVDVAELHDMFTILEFLQSEDLGFFEKGEGWKAVEEGVTDRDGDLPINTSGGLKSKGHPLGASGVAQVYEIFQQVTGNAGPRQVEADTGLACNVGGFGNCVTTTILEGSQ is encoded by the coding sequence ATGGAACGCGTAGCGATCGTCGGCGCGTCGATGACCCCGTTCGGGCAGCGCGACGCCTGGGTGCGGGAGCTGCTAGCGGAGGCGGGCGCGGCCGCGCTCGACGACGCCGGCGTCGACGGCGACGACCTCGATCACCTGTACGTCTCGAACATGGCCAGCGGCGAGTTCGAGGGCCAGACCGGCGTCCCGAACGCGCTCGCCCACGATCTCGCGGCGACCCCGGCGTACACTGCCCGGATCGACCAGACCTCCTCGTCGGGCGGCGCGGGCGTGTACGCGGCGTGGCAGTCGGTGGCCTCGGGGGCGAGCGACCTCACGATGCTCGTCGGCGGCGAGAAGATGACCCACCGGACGACCTCGGAGGCGACCGACGTGATCGCGTCGCTCACGCATCCGGTCGAGTACAAACACGGCGTGACGCTCCCCTCGTTCGCGGGCCTCACGGCGCGCCTGTACCTCGACGAGTACGACGCGCCCCGCGAGAGCCTCGGCAAGGTCGCGGTGAAAAATCACAGAAACGGCGTGGACAACCCCCACGCGCAGTTCCGGAAGGAGGTCGACCTCGACACGGTGCTGGACTCGCCGATCGTCGCCGACCCGCTCCGACTCTACGACTTCTGTCCGATCACGGACGGCTCCGCCGCGCTCGTGTTCTGTCCGGAGTCCGTCGCCGAGGAGTACGCGCCCGAGGGGAACTACGCCGTAATCTCCGGTATCGGCGGCGCGACCGACACCCACGTCGTCCACGAGCGCGCGGACCCGACGACGATGGGCGGCGTCGTCGACTCCTCCGACGTGGCCTACGAGATGGCCGGGATCGGCCCGGACGACGTCGACGTGGCGGAGCTCCACGACATGTTCACGATCTTAGAGTTCCTCCAGAGCGAGGACCTCGGCTTCTTCGAGAAGGGCGAGGGGTGGAAGGCCGTCGAGGAGGGCGTCACCGACCGCGACGGCGACCTCCCGATCAACACCTCGGGCGGCCTCAAGTCGAAGGGCCACCCGCTCGGGGCCAGCGGCGTCGCACAGGTGTACGAGATATTCCAGCAGGTAACCGGGAACGCCGGGCCGCGGCAGGTCGAGGCCGACACGGGGCTCGCGTGTAACGTCGGCGGGTTCGGGAACTGCGTGACGACGACGATTCTGGAGGGAAGCCAATGA
- the mutL gene encoding DNA mismatch repair endonuclease MutL: MEPPDIERLDERTVQRIAAGEVVERPASVVKELVENSLDAGASRVAVSVESGGTEGIRVRDDGVGIPADQLEAAVAEHATSKIGNIEDLDRGVGTLGFRGEALYTVGAVSRLTVRSRPPDADAGAEITVEGGEVGEVRPAGCPAGTTVEVDDLFYNTPAREKFLKRTATEFDHVNTVVTGYALANPDVAVSLEHDGRETFATEGNGDLRSAVLAVYGREVAESMIDVDWTPEGEGGAEGSGADDPPVERVTGLVSHPETARSTRDYLATYVNGRYVTASALREATLDAYGGQLAPDRYPFAVLFVEVLAGDVDVNVHPRKLEVRFDEEPAVRSAVETAVEDALLEHGLIRSTAPRGRSAPDETAVSPETPDDEAVGGADTDHERAARDRREPSTGSESADSDRTADGIPDAGETATEDAASPTELAPDDDAAWAVEDLGGGADGDAGAGASGDGNAGASEGASAGTSDGVRPSPRSWQDESAATDAGPATDAEPPADGGSPGSETGGVAEGATGSADRDAGSSDADAPIGTPPTVGDAESGDAESDDAAADTVKDETGSDATRLTPRARPATRQRTLDGEATGAEREFDSLPSLRILGQLHETYVVAEAPDGLVLIDQHAADERVNYERLTAVFADGADAQALAEPVRIELTAREAALFEEFVDDLAEIGFRAERAGDREVAVTAVPAVFDAALDPDLLRDALSALVDDAVAGEEPVADAVDELLADLACYPSVTGNTSLTEGRVVDLLDRLDDCENPYACPHGRPVVIRLDREEIRSRFERDYPGHGGRRTE, from the coding sequence ATGGAGCCGCCAGACATCGAGCGGTTGGACGAGCGGACCGTCCAGCGGATCGCGGCGGGCGAGGTGGTCGAGCGGCCCGCGAGCGTCGTGAAGGAGTTGGTCGAGAACAGCCTCGACGCGGGCGCGAGCCGCGTCGCCGTCTCCGTCGAATCCGGGGGCACCGAGGGGATCCGCGTCCGCGACGACGGCGTGGGCATCCCGGCGGACCAACTGGAGGCGGCCGTCGCGGAACACGCCACCTCGAAGATCGGGAACATCGAGGACCTCGACCGCGGCGTCGGCACGCTCGGCTTCCGCGGCGAGGCGCTGTACACCGTCGGCGCGGTCTCCCGGCTCACCGTCCGGTCGCGGCCCCCGGACGCGGACGCGGGCGCTGAGATCACCGTCGAGGGCGGCGAGGTGGGGGAAGTCCGACCCGCGGGCTGTCCCGCAGGGACGACTGTCGAGGTCGACGACCTCTTCTATAACACACCGGCCCGCGAGAAGTTCCTCAAGCGGACCGCCACGGAGTTCGACCACGTCAACACGGTCGTGACCGGCTACGCGCTGGCGAACCCCGACGTCGCGGTCTCGCTGGAACACGACGGGCGCGAGACGTTCGCGACCGAGGGGAACGGCGACCTCCGCTCGGCCGTCCTCGCCGTCTACGGCCGCGAGGTCGCCGAGTCGATGATCGACGTCGACTGGACGCCCGAAGGAGAGGGGGGCGCGGAGGGGTCGGGTGCCGACGATCCCCCGGTCGAACGGGTCACCGGACTGGTCTCGCACCCGGAGACGGCGCGCTCGACCCGCGACTACCTCGCCACGTACGTCAACGGGCGGTACGTCACCGCGAGCGCGCTCCGCGAGGCGACCCTCGACGCCTACGGCGGCCAGCTGGCCCCCGACCGCTACCCGTTCGCCGTCCTCTTCGTCGAGGTCCTGGCCGGCGACGTGGACGTGAACGTCCATCCCCGCAAGCTGGAGGTGCGGTTCGACGAGGAGCCGGCGGTCCGGTCGGCGGTCGAGACGGCCGTCGAGGACGCCCTGCTCGAACACGGCCTGATCCGGTCGACGGCTCCCCGCGGACGGTCGGCCCCCGACGAGACCGCCGTCAGCCCGGAGACGCCGGACGACGAGGCCGTGGGCGGCGCGGACACGGACCACGAGCGCGCCGCGCGCGACCGGCGCGAGCCGTCGACGGGGAGTGAGTCGGCCGATTCCGACCGGACTGCTGACGGAATTCCGGACGCCGGTGAGACCGCGACCGAGGACGCCGCGAGTCCGACGGAACTCGCCCCCGACGACGACGCGGCGTGGGCGGTCGAAGACCTCGGCGGCGGCGCAGACGGAGACGCGGGTGCCGGGGCGAGCGGGGACGGAAACGCTGGAGCGAGCGAGGGCGCGAGCGCCGGGACGAGCGACGGCGTTCGCCCCTCCCCGCGAAGTTGGCAGGACGAGTCCGCGGCGACCGACGCGGGACCGGCGACCGACGCGGAACCGCCGGCGGACGGCGGTTCCCCCGGGAGCGAAACCGGTGGCGTCGCCGAAGGTGCGACCGGGTCGGCCGACCGCGACGCCGGCTCCTCGGACGCCGACGCACCGATCGGGACCCCTCCGACTGTCGGGGACGCGGAGTCCGGCGACGCGGAGTCCGACGACGCGGCGGCGGATACCGTGAAGGATGAAACGGGGTCGGACGCGACCCGCTTGACCCCCCGAGCGCGACCCGCCACGCGGCAGCGGACGCTCGACGGCGAGGCGACCGGAGCCGAGCGCGAGTTCGACTCGCTGCCCTCGCTGCGGATACTCGGCCAGCTTCACGAGACGTACGTCGTCGCGGAAGCGCCGGACGGCCTCGTGTTGATCGACCAGCACGCCGCCGACGAGCGGGTGAACTACGAGCGGCTCACGGCCGTCTTCGCGGACGGCGCGGACGCGCAGGCGCTCGCCGAGCCGGTCCGCATCGAGCTGACCGCTCGCGAGGCGGCGCTGTTCGAGGAGTTCGTCGACGACTTGGCTGAGATCGGGTTCCGCGCCGAGCGGGCGGGCGACCGCGAGGTCGCGGTCACGGCGGTCCCGGCCGTCTTCGACGCCGCGCTCGACCCCGACCTCCTGCGGGACGCCCTGTCGGCGTTAGTCGACGACGCCGTCGCGGGCGAGGAGCCGGTCGCGGACGCCGTCGACGAGCTGCTCGCCGACCTCGCGTGTTACCCCTCGGTGACGGGCAACACCTCGCTGACCGAGGGGCGGGTCGTCGACCTCCTCGACCGGCTCGACGACTGCGAGAACCCGTACGCGTGTCCGCACGGGCGGCCGGTCGTGATCCGTCTCGACCGCGAGGAGATCAGGTCTCGCTTCGAGCGCGACTATCCGGGCCACGGCGGCCGGCGGACCGAGTAG
- a CDS encoding methyl-accepting chemotaxis protein: MPIAAVKRRYGAKLGVGYVTTGGFIVAVGLITNEVNATIVASIAGLLTLGSINAAETVASVTEIGAQTRRVANGDIDSRVESTRTDEFGQLADSIEEMRVSLKDRLTQMEQTQGELEAAQSEATEMADRYRRTAERYGEVMERAATGDLTQRVDVDEDDEALATVGESFNRMMDDLQATVETVTEMADRIETDAGEMAEMSTDVERRVGKAVGTTSTIQSQSEEQREELESIATDIENVSASAEEIAATVDDLSDRSEDVATASSDARNSSRSALDEMAEVESEAEQAVDRVERLREGMDEITEIVDIIGEIAEQTNMLALNASIEAARAGEGGSGSDGFAVVADEVKQLAEETQTRANEIDEMIDEIADQTEEVTVSIRSTQERVQSGTSTVESTLTDIETIAGSVEEINQSLEEIRQTTADQADTVQDTAGSVDSITELSSETADTATGAATEMEESQEVVERISDSLRSFRQDAVTTLQDRVSAFTVESGGPSPSDLDGGTTGGRATTDGGER, from the coding sequence ATGCCGATAGCAGCGGTAAAGAGAAGATACGGGGCGAAATTGGGGGTCGGATACGTCACCACGGGGGGATTCATCGTCGCCGTCGGGTTGATCACGAACGAGGTCAACGCGACGATCGTGGCGTCCATCGCCGGGCTGCTCACACTCGGGTCGATCAACGCGGCCGAGACGGTAGCCAGCGTCACCGAGATCGGGGCACAGACCAGACGCGTCGCGAACGGGGACATCGACAGCAGAGTCGAGTCCACCCGGACGGACGAGTTCGGACAGCTGGCGGACTCCATCGAGGAGATGCGGGTCTCGCTGAAGGACCGGCTGACGCAGATGGAACAGACCCAAGGGGAATTGGAAGCGGCGCAGTCCGAGGCCACCGAGATGGCCGACCGCTACCGCCGGACCGCGGAGCGGTACGGCGAGGTGATGGAACGCGCGGCCACGGGAGACCTCACGCAGCGGGTCGACGTCGACGAGGACGACGAGGCGCTCGCGACGGTCGGCGAGTCGTTCAACCGGATGATGGACGACCTCCAAGCGACCGTCGAGACGGTGACGGAGATGGCCGACCGGATCGAGACGGACGCCGGGGAGATGGCCGAGATGAGCACCGACGTCGAACGGCGCGTCGGCAAGGCCGTCGGAACCACCTCCACCATCCAGTCGCAGTCCGAGGAACAGCGCGAGGAGCTCGAATCGATCGCGACGGACATCGAGAACGTGAGCGCCTCAGCCGAGGAGATCGCCGCGACGGTCGACGACCTCTCCGACCGGAGCGAGGACGTGGCGACGGCGAGCAGCGACGCCCGGAACTCCTCTCGGAGCGCCTTAGACGAGATGGCCGAGGTGGAGTCCGAGGCTGAACAGGCCGTCGACCGGGTCGAACGACTCCGGGAGGGGATGGACGAGATCACCGAGATCGTCGACATCATCGGCGAGATCGCGGAACAGACCAACATGCTCGCGCTGAACGCCTCGATCGAGGCGGCCCGGGCGGGCGAGGGCGGCAGCGGGAGCGACGGGTTCGCGGTCGTCGCCGACGAGGTGAAACAGCTCGCCGAAGAGACGCAGACGCGGGCCAACGAGATCGACGAGATGATAGACGAGATCGCCGATCAGACGGAGGAGGTGACGGTCTCCATCCGGTCGACACAGGAGCGGGTCCAGAGCGGGACCAGCACCGTCGAGTCGACCCTGACCGACATCGAGACGATCGCCGGCTCGGTCGAGGAGATCAACCAGTCGCTCGAAGAGATCCGGCAGACGACCGCCGACCAGGCCGACACCGTCCAAGACACCGCCGGCTCGGTCGACTCGATCACCGAGCTCAGCAGCGAGACGGCCGACACGGCGACCGGCGCGGCGACCGAGATGGAGGAGAGCCAAGAGGTCGTCGAGCGGATCTCCGACTCCCTGCGCTCGTTCCGTCAGGACGCCGTCACCACTCTGCAAGACCGGGTCTCGGCGTTCACCGTCGAATCGGGCGGACCGAGTCCGTCGGACCTCGACGGCGGGACGACGGGTGGACGGGCCACGACCGACGGGGGTGAGCGATGA
- a CDS encoding ABC transporter ATP-binding protein: MARVTLDTLRKEFDRGTIVAVDDLDLEIDDGEFVTVVGPSGCGKTTTLRMVAGLEEPTSGTVSFDDEDVTEVHAKERPVAMVFQNYALYPHKTVRENMAFGLKMSTEMTKEQRHERVREMAEMMGIEDLLDDKPDELSGGQKQRVALGRAIAREPEVFLFDEPLSNLDAKLRTEMRAEIQKLQKEFGVTAMYVTHDQEEAMTMGDRLAILNDGKLQQVGAPTEVYQKPVNKFVAGFIGSPSMNFLDVDVETDGTAATIRDGSSGLALTLSPEYVAGHDLESGPYTLGIRPENIGIVEDPTGEETLAATVEVVEPIGSDNYVHLSVNDDFLARAPPDVQPETGDEVGVVFDEADLHLFDAETGEDVFLTDEEIAAAVA, from the coding sequence ATGGCACGCGTCACGCTCGATACGCTCCGGAAGGAGTTCGACCGAGGGACCATCGTCGCCGTCGACGATCTGGACTTGGAGATCGACGACGGCGAGTTCGTGACCGTGGTCGGGCCGTCCGGGTGCGGCAAGACGACCACCCTCCGAATGGTCGCGGGGCTCGAAGAGCCGACCTCGGGAACGGTCAGCTTCGACGACGAGGACGTCACCGAGGTCCACGCGAAGGAGCGCCCGGTCGCGATGGTGTTCCAGAACTACGCGCTGTACCCGCACAAGACGGTCCGCGAGAACATGGCGTTCGGGCTCAAGATGAGCACCGAGATGACGAAAGAACAGCGCCACGAGCGGGTCCGCGAGATGGCGGAGATGATGGGCATCGAGGACCTCCTCGACGACAAGCCCGACGAGCTCTCCGGCGGGCAGAAACAGCGCGTCGCGCTCGGGCGGGCCATCGCGCGCGAACCGGAGGTGTTCCTCTTCGACGAGCCGCTCTCGAACCTCGACGCGAAGCTCCGGACGGAGATGCGCGCGGAGATCCAGAAGCTACAGAAGGAGTTCGGCGTCACCGCGATGTACGTCACCCACGACCAGGAGGAGGCGATGACGATGGGCGACCGGCTCGCCATCCTCAACGACGGGAAGCTCCAGCAGGTCGGCGCGCCGACCGAGGTGTACCAGAAGCCGGTGAACAAGTTCGTCGCCGGCTTCATCGGCTCGCCGTCGATGAACTTCCTCGACGTCGACGTGGAGACCGACGGGACGGCCGCGACGATCCGGGACGGGTCGTCGGGGCTCGCGCTCACGCTCAGCCCCGAGTACGTCGCCGGCCACGACCTCGAAAGCGGCCCGTACACCCTCGGGATCCGACCGGAGAACATCGGGATCGTCGAGGATCCGACCGGCGAGGAGACGCTCGCCGCGACCGTCGAGGTCGTTGAGCCGATCGGCTCCGACAACTACGTCCACCTCAGCGTGAACGACGACTTCCTCGCGCGGGCACCGCCGGACGTCCAGCCGGAGACCGGCGACGAGGTCGGTGTCGTCTTCGACGAGGCGGACCTCCACCTGTTCGACGCCGAGACCGGCGAGGACGTGTTCCTGACCGACGAGGAGATCGCGGCCGCAGTCGCCTGA
- a CDS encoding histidine kinase N-terminal 7TM domain-containing protein — MGFSPGMITWALFGISGLNLGIAAVAVRRREVRGAVAFSLVMICVSLYSLGTGIRAGSTTLSLYQVGTVVKFAGILGLGPTQLRFGLIYTGRESVLTRRYWALLLAWPVATFALIVTAPVHDLLWTVQGFSSSAPLAAVDRANGPLFWLTLAYTYALILTTYSLLLVFGVRRGGRYRTQVLLMLSGGIIPVIGSFLLLYSGDLSAAFDPTAFANTATGVVFAVALFRFGFLDLAPVARHTLVDEMVDPVYVVDTDDRVVDVNVAGVELLEEGAGEPVGRPAAEVVPLYDSFDERTGDSDVTVERDGSLRFFDINRTPLTDRTGTAIGSLLIYRDVTERHITEKRFERLIERSSDVIAVIDEDGDITHVSQSVEEILGYVPTALIGANVIENVHPNDRDELSAELSAHGTEYGYTSSYRVRFRHADGEWRVLEVRARNLLADQFVEGIVLNSRDVTEKERQKRKLERQNERLDQFASIVSHDLRNPLNVATGHVDMLDTDARSEQGDSIETVQRQLERMEAIISDALTLARSGEVISEATEVRLEDIAHTAWQNVDTAEADLVVDTSLALDADRDRLLNVFENLYRNSAEHNETTGLTVRVGSLSETFGFYVEDTGEGIPEDKRDRVLEQGYTTNREGTGFGLAIVRDIVRAHGWRIAVSESDEDGARFEVECSEVPLEERPQTA; from the coding sequence ATGGGATTTTCACCCGGTATGATCACCTGGGCGCTGTTCGGGATCTCCGGGTTGAACCTCGGGATTGCCGCTGTCGCGGTTCGACGCAGAGAGGTGCGCGGCGCAGTCGCGTTCTCGCTGGTGATGATCTGCGTGTCTCTCTACTCGCTGGGCACCGGAATCCGCGCCGGGAGCACCACGCTCTCGCTGTATCAGGTCGGGACAGTCGTCAAATTCGCCGGGATCCTCGGACTCGGGCCGACCCAACTCCGCTTCGGACTGATATACACCGGTCGGGAGTCAGTTCTCACTCGCCGCTACTGGGCACTCCTGCTCGCGTGGCCGGTCGCCACCTTCGCGCTCATCGTGACCGCACCGGTACACGACCTTCTGTGGACCGTCCAAGGGTTTAGCAGCAGCGCCCCGCTGGCCGCGGTCGACCGGGCGAACGGGCCGCTGTTTTGGCTGACGCTGGCGTACACCTACGCCCTGATACTCACCACGTACTCGTTGCTGCTCGTCTTCGGGGTCAGGCGCGGCGGCCGATACCGTACTCAGGTTCTGTTGATGCTCTCGGGCGGAATCATCCCGGTCATCGGTAGTTTCCTCCTCCTGTACAGCGGCGACCTGTCGGCGGCCTTCGACCCGACCGCGTTCGCCAACACGGCCACCGGCGTCGTGTTCGCCGTCGCGCTCTTCAGGTTCGGCTTCCTCGATCTGGCCCCCGTCGCGAGGCATACTCTCGTCGACGAGATGGTCGACCCGGTGTACGTCGTCGACACCGACGACCGCGTCGTCGACGTGAACGTGGCCGGTGTGGAGCTGCTCGAGGAGGGGGCCGGTGAGCCAGTCGGGCGGCCGGCGGCCGAGGTCGTACCGCTGTATGACTCGTTCGACGAGCGCACCGGCGACTCGGACGTGACCGTCGAGCGCGACGGGTCGCTGCGGTTCTTCGATATCAACCGAACGCCGTTGACCGACCGGACCGGAACGGCGATCGGGTCGCTGTTGATCTACCGCGACGTCACGGAGCGACACATCACCGAAAAGCGGTTCGAACGGCTCATCGAACGGTCTTCGGACGTCATCGCGGTGATCGACGAGGACGGGGACATCACGCACGTCAGCCAGTCGGTGGAAGAGATTCTCGGCTACGTGCCGACGGCGTTGATCGGTGCGAACGTCATCGAGAACGTTCACCCCAACGACCGAGACGAACTCAGCGCCGAGCTCTCCGCCCACGGCACCGAATATGGATACACAAGCTCCTACAGGGTCAGGTTCCGCCACGCCGACGGGGAATGGCGGGTCCTCGAAGTGCGGGCGCGGAACCTCCTGGCTGACCAGTTCGTGGAGGGTATCGTGCTGAACTCTCGCGACGTCACCGAAAAGGAGCGGCAGAAGCGGAAGCTCGAACGGCAGAACGAGCGCCTCGACCAGTTCGCCAGCATCGTCTCGCACGACCTCCGAAACCCGCTGAACGTCGCGACAGGTCACGTAGACATGCTCGACACGGACGCCCGAAGCGAACAGGGCGACTCGATCGAGACGGTTCAGCGTCAGCTCGAACGGATGGAGGCGATCATCAGCGACGCCCTCACGCTCGCTCGGTCGGGCGAGGTGATCTCCGAAGCCACGGAAGTCCGGCTCGAGGACATCGCCCACACCGCGTGGCAGAACGTCGACACCGCCGAGGCCGACCTCGTCGTCGACACGTCGCTCGCTCTCGACGCTGACAGGGACCGACTGCTCAACGTCTTCGAGAACCTGTACCGGAACAGCGCCGAACACAACGAGACGACGGGTCTGACCGTTCGGGTCGGATCGCTGTCCGAGACGTTCGGTTTCTACGTCGAAGACACCGGCGAGGGGATCCCCGAGGACAAACGCGATCGGGTGCTCGAACAGGGGTACACGACCAACCGGGAGGGGACCGGGTTCGGGCTCGCGATCGTCAGGGACATCGTCAGGGCGCACGGGTGGCGGATCGCGGTCTCCGAGAGCGACGAGGACGGCGCGAGGTTCGAGGTCGAGTGCTCCGAGGTACCCTTGGAAGAGCGGCCGCAGACGGCCTGA